A stretch of the Aminipila terrae genome encodes the following:
- the ilvC gene encoding ketol-acid reductoisomerase translates to MIKKYYDTDCNLGMLDGKTVAIIGFGSQGHAHAENLKDSGVNVVVGLRKGSAHTAKAEAAGLKVVEIEEAAEAGDIVMMLVPDELAANIYKTQVAKHMKPGNALAFAHGFNIHYNQVKPAEDIDVIMIAPKGPGHTVRSQYEEGKGVPSLIAIHQDATGKAKDLALAYASGIGAGRAGILETTFKEETETDLFGEQAVLCGGVTELMKAGFDTLVEAGYQPEMAYFECIHEMKLIVDLINKGGFEMMRYSISNTAEYGDYRTGKRLITEETRKEMKKVLSEIQDGTFASEFIQEFNAGGQAKFLATRRKETEHLLVKIGGELRKMMSWLKK, encoded by the coding sequence ATGATTAAAAAATATTATGACACAGATTGTAATTTAGGAATGTTAGACGGTAAAACCGTTGCTATAATTGGATTTGGAAGCCAGGGCCACGCTCATGCAGAAAACCTTAAGGATAGTGGCGTAAATGTAGTAGTTGGTCTTAGAAAAGGATCTGCACATACAGCAAAAGCTGAAGCGGCAGGACTTAAAGTTGTGGAGATAGAAGAAGCTGCAGAAGCTGGCGATATCGTAATGATGCTAGTTCCAGACGAACTTGCTGCAAATATTTATAAAACTCAGGTTGCAAAGCATATGAAGCCTGGTAATGCATTAGCATTTGCCCATGGCTTTAATATCCATTATAATCAGGTTAAACCAGCAGAAGATATTGATGTTATCATGATTGCACCAAAAGGACCTGGCCATACTGTAAGAAGTCAGTATGAAGAGGGAAAAGGAGTTCCTTCTCTTATTGCTATACACCAGGATGCAACTGGTAAAGCTAAAGATTTAGCTCTTGCATATGCATCAGGAATCGGAGCAGGCAGAGCAGGTATTCTTGAAACAACCTTTAAAGAAGAAACAGAAACAGACTTATTTGGAGAACAGGCTGTACTTTGCGGTGGTGTAACTGAATTGATGAAGGCCGGATTTGATACATTGGTAGAAGCAGGATATCAACCGGAAATGGCTTACTTTGAATGTATCCACGAAATGAAGCTGATTGTTGACCTGATTAATAAAGGCGGATTTGAAATGATGAGATACTCTATTTCAAACACAGCGGAATATGGTGATTACAGAACAGGTAAAAGATTAATCACAGAAGAAACCCGTAAGGAAATGAAGAAGGTTCTTTCTGAAATTCAGGATGGTACTTTTGCAAGTGAATTTATTCAGGAATTTAATGCAGGAGGCCAGGCCAAGTTCTTAGCTACAAGAAGAAAGGAAACAGAACATCTTCTTGTTAAAATTGGAGGCGAATTAAGAAAGATGATGAGCTGGTTGAAAAAATAA
- a CDS encoding lipase family protein — MIQRVKSVFMVLVILLMASFSLDATIVLADSPQDTLFQQDSTEFNLDLARFSLSLCQAAYGDTSANVEKVLASYGFVNDTVYDSGSYKNSSKLGTDLVGYSFAHKRLVCGGKDFTLVSVVIRGTSGDSEWISNFNINDSGSSPAIHEGFRKAEKSLLVSLNNYVKSLNSDKTDTKFLITGHSRGAAVANLLAADLSQSEQLAAQSNIYGYTFATPNVAKIASNNYLNIFNAVNPADIVTEIPLAKWGYSRYGVTYSLPDISQVNGETLAATQKILSQLETMAPTVQDFYNAKLSLLFLKENLIPAGTANVHAPQAYMKQLTTADPDKLLKVISDLQLKLLPDTNYA, encoded by the coding sequence ATGATACAAAGAGTTAAATCAGTTTTTATGGTTTTGGTGATCCTCCTTATGGCATCTTTTTCACTGGACGCGACCATTGTTTTGGCTGATAGCCCACAGGATACTCTTTTTCAGCAGGATTCAACTGAATTTAACTTAGATCTGGCAAGGTTTTCTCTTTCTTTATGCCAGGCCGCATATGGAGATACCAGTGCCAACGTTGAAAAAGTTCTTGCCAGCTATGGTTTTGTTAATGATACTGTCTATGACAGTGGTTCTTATAAAAACTCATCCAAGCTGGGCACAGATTTAGTAGGGTACTCTTTTGCCCATAAGAGGCTTGTCTGCGGTGGAAAAGATTTTACGCTGGTTTCTGTTGTTATAAGAGGAACAAGTGGGGACAGTGAATGGATCAGCAATTTTAACATCAATGATTCTGGCAGCAGTCCTGCCATTCATGAGGGCTTCAGGAAAGCAGAAAAGTCTCTGCTAGTCAGTTTAAATAACTACGTCAAAAGCTTAAATTCTGACAAAACAGATACTAAGTTTTTAATTACAGGCCATAGCCGGGGAGCTGCTGTTGCCAATTTACTTGCTGCGGATTTGTCCCAGTCAGAGCAACTGGCTGCTCAATCCAATATTTATGGGTATACTTTTGCAACGCCCAATGTGGCAAAAATAGCTTCAAATAATTATTTAAATATATTTAATGCCGTTAATCCTGCAGATATCGTAACAGAAATTCCACTGGCAAAATGGGGTTATAGCCGATATGGTGTCACTTACTCCCTGCCAGACATATCCCAGGTCAATGGTGAAACCTTAGCTGCCACACAGAAGATTTTATCGCAGCTTGAGACGATGGCTCCTACTGTACAGGATTTTTATAATGCGAAGCTATCCCTGCTGTTTCTAAAGGAAAACCTTATACCTGCTGGTACTGCCAATGTCCATGCTCCTCAGGCATATATGAAGCAGCTCACCACCGCAGACCCGGATAAACTTTTAAAAGTAATTTCTGATTTGCAATTAAAATTACTACCTGATACAAATTATGCCTGA
- the ilvA gene encoding threonine ammonia-lyase codes for MLTLDKIYHAAYVLREVARKTDLILAPGLSEENTIYLKTENLQVTGSFKLRGAYYKISQLNEEEKKHGIIACSAGNHAQGVALASQKNNIPCMICMPDGAPLSKVEATRKYGAEVCLVKNTYDDAHARALEIQKEDGRTMIHPFDDEDVIAGQGTIGLEILDQLSSADAVIVPVGGGGLISGVAFAIKSLNPDCKVYGVQAAGAPSMFKSIKEGNMITLDSVNTFADGIAVKHPGDITYEMISKYVDDLAVVSEDEIAAAILALMEKQKLISEGAGAVSVAAAMFNKFDLHGKKVVCLVSGGNIDVSFLNRVITRGLIMSGRRTTITIELADRPGQLQSVSEIISHCGGNVVTVYHDRSDPNMAINSCFLRVVIETRDREQADQIKQEIVKAGMQLVGEKPQQ; via the coding sequence ATGCTTACATTAGACAAAATATATCATGCAGCTTATGTTTTAAGAGAGGTAGCCAGAAAGACGGATCTGATTCTGGCTCCAGGACTGAGTGAGGAAAATACCATTTATCTTAAAACAGAAAATCTGCAGGTTACAGGCAGCTTTAAGCTGAGGGGCGCTTATTATAAAATAAGCCAGCTCAATGAAGAAGAGAAAAAGCATGGGATTATTGCATGCAGTGCGGGAAATCATGCACAAGGTGTTGCACTGGCATCTCAAAAGAATAACATCCCCTGTATGATTTGTATGCCCGACGGGGCTCCCCTGAGCAAGGTGGAAGCCACAAGAAAATATGGGGCAGAAGTCTGTCTGGTAAAGAATACCTATGATGATGCTCATGCCAGAGCATTAGAAATCCAGAAAGAGGACGGAAGAACCATGATTCATCCTTTTGATGATGAAGATGTCATCGCAGGCCAGGGCACCATCGGGCTGGAAATTTTAGACCAGCTGTCCAGTGCTGACGCTGTTATTGTACCTGTAGGCGGTGGCGGTTTAATCAGTGGAGTGGCTTTTGCCATAAAAAGTCTGAATCCCGACTGCAAAGTTTATGGGGTGCAGGCTGCGGGGGCTCCCAGCATGTTTAAATCAATAAAAGAGGGCAATATGATAACCCTGGATTCTGTAAATACTTTTGCGGATGGCATAGCAGTAAAGCATCCTGGTGATATAACTTATGAAATGATTTCAAAGTATGTTGACGATCTGGCCGTAGTCTCCGAAGATGAAATTGCAGCAGCCATACTTGCTCTCATGGAAAAGCAGAAATTAATTTCTGAAGGTGCAGGTGCGGTTTCAGTGGCCGCAGCAATGTTTAACAAGTTTGATCTTCATGGGAAAAAAGTTGTTTGTCTTGTCAGCGGAGGGAACATAGATGTAAGCTTCCTAAACAGAGTGATAACCAGAGGGCTGATTATGAGTGGAAGAAGAACTACAATTACCATAGAATTAGCGGATAGACCGGGACAACTGCAGAGCGTAAGTGAAATCATCAGTCATTGTGGCGGCAATGTTGTTACTGTATATCATGACAGAAGTGATCCGAATATGGCGATTAACAGTTGTTTCCTGAGAGTGGTCATAGAAACCCGAGACAGGGAGCAGGCGGATCAGATAAAGCAGGAGATTGTCAAAGCAGGCATGCAGTTAGTAGGAGAAAAGCCCCAGCAATAA
- a CDS encoding ATP-binding protein produces the protein MNKLHDLSTELNTLAIFRSILNDDLIKNFQELATSTYSLESKDLVLHIYGDFVSKLFNKTSSLTRYIAELVLSDENFYIIGKGAGKDFDKVIESSLKNELDILDRLASLTPEDAKSIINYRGFLPVWTNEPVNLTNLYMEHLSNLPISGYGIYAKYYAFVLAGEEVLPILHPDPQRLSELPGYERERSLIIQNTLALIEGTGASNVLLYGDAGTGKSSTVKAILNEYKDKGLRLIEIKKDQLLQLPNLLETLSVNPLKFILFIDDLSFNGNDDSFAALKAVLEGSIASRSKNVAIYATSNRRHLIKENMEARMGDDLHENDTIQETLSLSARFGLTVTFQAPDKDNYLDIVKHLAREYKLALSEKDLCTKAEAFAIRNGGRSPRTAKHFVQIQAVMQLEGEEGNDTKS, from the coding sequence ATGAATAAATTACATGATTTATCTACAGAATTAAATACTTTAGCAATTTTCAGAAGTATTTTAAATGACGACCTTATAAAGAATTTCCAGGAGCTGGCTACTTCAACCTATTCTTTAGAATCAAAAGATCTGGTTCTTCATATTTATGGAGATTTTGTTTCAAAGCTTTTTAACAAAACCAGTTCATTAACCCGCTATATTGCAGAGCTGGTTCTGAGTGATGAAAACTTTTATATCATTGGGAAAGGTGCCGGAAAAGACTTTGATAAAGTCATAGAATCCAGCTTAAAAAATGAGCTGGACATACTGGACAGACTTGCTTCACTAACACCTGAAGATGCAAAATCAATCATCAATTACAGAGGTTTTTTACCTGTCTGGACCAACGAACCTGTGAATTTAACCAATTTATATATGGAGCACTTGTCAAATCTTCCAATCAGTGGTTATGGTATTTATGCAAAATATTATGCCTTTGTTCTGGCAGGAGAGGAAGTCCTGCCCATATTACATCCTGATCCTCAAAGACTGTCAGAACTTCCCGGCTACGAAAGAGAGCGGAGCCTTATCATTCAGAACACGCTGGCACTAATTGAAGGAACGGGAGCCAGTAATGTTCTGTTATATGGTGATGCAGGAACTGGAAAAAGTTCAACAGTGAAAGCCATTCTAAATGAATATAAGGATAAAGGTCTCAGACTGATTGAAATTAAGAAGGATCAGCTATTACAGCTGCCAAATCTACTGGAAACATTGTCTGTCAATCCACTTAAGTTCATATTGTTTATTGACGATTTAAGTTTTAATGGCAATGATGACAGTTTTGCCGCTTTAAAAGCGGTATTAGAGGGCAGCATTGCATCAAGAAGCAAAAATGTGGCCATTTATGCAACCAGCAACAGACGGCACTTAATTAAAGAAAATATGGAAGCTCGAATGGGAGATGACCTGCATGAGAACGATACCATTCAGGAAACCCTCAGCCTGTCTGCAAGATTTGGTCTTACCGTTACTTTTCAGGCTCCTGATAAAGATAATTATCTGGATATAGTGAAACACTTAGCCAGAGAATACAAACTGGCTCTTTCTGAAAAGGATTTATGCACAAAGGCAGAAGCCTTTGCTATCAGAAACGGTGGAAGGAGTCCAAGAACAGCAAAGCATTTTGTCCAGATTCAGGCAGTTATGCAGTTAGAGGGGGAAGAAGGCAATGATACAAAGAGTTAA
- the ilvN gene encoding acetolactate synthase small subunit, with amino-acid sequence MTKRREVISIFVDNQANVLSRVVSLFGRRGFNIDSLTVSATNNPEISRITIVFTGTEQALNQIITQTEKLEVVKEIFTLEKENSVYRELLLVKIRANKMNRTALREVVDIFRGKIIDLSKESVVVEMTGAPEKIDGFMNMVSCYEIIEMCRTGITGIKRGLATPECCQEEHEIDSGDLFD; translated from the coding sequence ATGACAAAGAGAAGAGAAGTTATAAGTATTTTTGTTGATAATCAGGCAAATGTTCTTAGCAGAGTGGTCAGTTTGTTTGGGAGAAGAGGATTTAATATCGATTCTTTAACCGTTTCTGCTACAAACAACCCTGAGATTTCAAGAATAACCATTGTATTTACTGGTACGGAACAGGCTTTAAACCAGATTATCACACAAACGGAGAAACTGGAAGTTGTGAAAGAAATCTTTACGCTGGAAAAAGAAAACAGTGTATACAGAGAACTTTTATTAGTAAAGATAAGAGCTAATAAAATGAATCGGACAGCTCTCAGAGAAGTGGTAGACATTTTCAGGGGAAAGATTATTGACCTTTCAAAGGAAAGTGTTGTGGTGGAAATGACCGGCGCCCCAGAAAAGATTGATGGTTTTATGAATATGGTAAGCTGCTATGAAATCATAGAAATGTGCAGAACCGGTATAACAGGAATTAAAAGAGGGCTGGCTACGCCGGAATGCTGTCAGGAAGAGCATGAAATAGATTCAGGTGACCTTTTTGATTAG
- a CDS encoding zinc ribbon domain-containing protein produces MKSVKPGRGPSMMGGIGSIIAGIFGIFWTIGTVSMGAPWFFSMFGIVFIGAAVVQAIYNFSNATGKNRFSEFDIVDGSEETDPMQEYINGKSHGDSISESLLSSNTETPAFCPYCGARLGEGFEFCSKCGKKIPD; encoded by the coding sequence ATGAAAAGTGTTAAACCAGGCAGAGGGCCTTCTATGATGGGAGGAATCGGCTCTATTATTGCCGGTATCTTTGGTATTTTCTGGACAATTGGTACAGTGAGCATGGGAGCTCCCTGGTTTTTCTCCATGTTCGGAATTGTATTTATCGGAGCTGCTGTGGTTCAGGCTATATACAACTTCAGTAATGCCACTGGGAAAAATCGTTTTTCTGAATTTGATATCGTAGATGGCTCAGAAGAAACTGATCCGATGCAGGAGTACATAAATGGGAAATCCCATGGGGATTCTATAAGTGAAAGCCTGTTATCTTCCAATACTGAAACCCCAGCCTTTTGCCCTTATTGCGGAGCAAGGCTGGGAGAGGGTTTTGAATTCTGCAGCAAGTGCGGAAAAAAAATTCCGGATTAA